In Dehalococcoidia bacterium, a single window of DNA contains:
- a CDS encoding YiiX/YebB-like N1pC/P60 family cysteine hydrolase, giving the protein MPGIILLSGEWTAEERVTDTFPSELQSEFESYYPAYFCYKSSGGYDGGDAEYTDDDTKQHLKDSANALDEQIRDLINTWGGESTPEIVIVAHSLGGAVTAYWASYAESDVLSAVRTVFTFDSPIAGTDVLRSLFASLFGGSAAEDLVNECVKERMEYGTKRVDFVQIGNTWDDVVLSDQSFTPHAWKSLLLTCPDAWAADPSERHDCSMENLQALSLVEAALSQMPPLWANPSQRPSPMSVSEWRKDIQLGDILLCRSGTVVGFVLTQGLGHFWTHAGIYVGDDMVVEAVAEGVKINPITDWDCDPKTCVEILRVAGATASQKSEAVRFALQQENKPWLFNPVGKSQESNEDSWYSSELVWAAYKNQGIDIEDGPDWFSVYPQEIHDDEDTYVIGGHQECVLNLAGYTISLLSPADIVVTDPDGLTISKELNEITGAVYIVEDVDGDGDLEDFVGVPNPKIGDYLIEVIPDADALPTDTFSLMVSYGDSTIFLAENVPVTDIPDEPYVFELTGDGSESTLPVWLWPVVGVIGVVLVLLVAIIYLRVIRKPKVQVVKKPGNHR; this is encoded by the coding sequence ATGCCAGGTATCATTCTTTTGTCAGGGGAGTGGACTGCAGAGGAACGGGTAACTGACACGTTCCCCTCAGAACTCCAAAGTGAATTCGAGTCGTACTATCCCGCGTATTTCTGCTATAAGAGTTCCGGTGGCTACGATGGTGGGGATGCAGAATATACCGACGATGACACGAAGCAGCACCTAAAGGATTCTGCCAACGCTCTCGACGAACAGATCCGTGATCTTATCAACACATGGGGTGGAGAGTCAACTCCAGAAATCGTCATAGTTGCACATAGCCTTGGCGGTGCAGTCACGGCCTACTGGGCGTCATACGCAGAATCGGACGTATTATCTGCTGTGAGAACCGTGTTTACGTTTGATAGTCCAATTGCGGGAACAGATGTTTTACGTTCACTATTTGCGTCACTTTTTGGAGGCAGCGCCGCTGAGGATCTCGTAAATGAGTGTGTAAAGGAAAGGATGGAGTATGGCACAAAACGCGTTGATTTTGTCCAGATTGGAAACACATGGGATGATGTTGTTCTCTCAGATCAGTCTTTTACTCCGCATGCTTGGAAAAGCCTCCTTTTGACATGTCCTGACGCATGGGCGGCTGACCCTTCTGAGCGCCATGATTGCTCTATGGAAAATCTGCAAGCGTTGTCTCTTGTCGAGGCTGCATTATCCCAGATGCCGCCACTGTGGGCGAATCCATCCCAACGGCCATCACCTATGTCTGTATCTGAATGGCGCAAAGACATCCAACTAGGTGATATTCTGCTATGCAGAAGCGGCACCGTGGTTGGCTTTGTATTGACTCAAGGTTTGGGTCATTTTTGGACTCACGCGGGCATTTACGTAGGCGATGATATGGTTGTCGAGGCAGTGGCTGAAGGGGTTAAAATCAATCCCATCACCGACTGGGACTGCGACCCCAAGACGTGTGTTGAGATACTCCGCGTTGCTGGGGCTACTGCCAGCCAGAAGAGTGAAGCAGTCCGCTTTGCCCTTCAGCAGGAGAACAAACCGTGGTTGTTTAATCCCGTGGGAAAGAGCCAAGAATCTAATGAAGATTCGTGGTACTCTAGTGAGCTTGTGTGGGCTGCGTATAAGAATCAGGGTATAGATATCGAAGATGGGCCAGACTGGTTTTCTGTTTACCCGCAGGAGATACACGATGACGAAGATACCTACGTGATTGGTGGCCATCAGGAATGCGTCCTGAATCTAGCAGGTTATACGATCAGCCTGTTGAGCCCAGCGGATATCGTGGTCACCGACCCGGACGGCCTCACCATCTCCAAAGAACTAAATGAGATCACGGGAGCAGTATATATAGTTGAGGATGTTGATGGCGATGGCGATCTTGAGGACTTTGTCGGTGTTCCGAATCCCAAAATAGGGGATTACCTAATAGAAGTGATACCAGATGCGGACGCGTTGCCAACAGATACGTTCAGTCTAATGGTCAGCTATGGTGACTCAACCATATTCTTGGCTGAGAATGTGCCAGTAACTGATATTCCAGATGAGCCCTATGTATTTGAACTGACCGGT